A genomic stretch from Longimicrobiales bacterium includes:
- the pilO gene encoding type 4a pilus biogenesis protein PilO gives MALLPQDPAKQKRIAIGLVPLLLAGVFYYFVHSPKSEELETMQTRLETLEQKNATARAIVAQNGGEALQQRLALYEANMEQLEQLIPNRAEVPELLRAITVEAQRNNVELVSMSPSGEQAGTYYMRQRYDLAVRGGYHEIGSFMSVLGSLPRIITATELTVSPERSGRNAAPADSVSLLAEFVAETYVIPDPGELKPDTAAQTNARGGRR, from the coding sequence GCTACCACAGGATCCGGCCAAGCAGAAGCGGATCGCGATCGGCCTGGTGCCACTGCTCCTGGCAGGCGTGTTCTACTACTTCGTGCACTCGCCGAAGAGCGAGGAGCTCGAGACCATGCAGACGCGACTCGAGACGCTGGAGCAGAAGAACGCCACGGCTCGCGCGATCGTCGCGCAGAATGGCGGCGAGGCGCTGCAGCAGCGGCTCGCGCTGTACGAGGCGAACATGGAGCAGCTCGAGCAACTGATCCCGAATCGGGCAGAAGTGCCAGAGCTGCTGCGGGCCATCACGGTCGAGGCACAGCGGAACAACGTGGAGCTGGTGTCCATGTCGCCGAGCGGCGAGCAGGCCGGCACCTACTACATGCGCCAGCGCTACGACCTGGCTGTGCGCGGCGGCTATCACGAGATCGGCTCGTTCATGTCCGTTCTCGGCTCGCTGCCCCGCATCATCACCGCGACGGAGCTGACAGTGTCACCTGAGCGAAGCGGCCGGAATGCCGCACCCGCGGATTCGGTGTCGCTGCTCGCGGAGTTCGTGGCCGAGACCTATGTCATTCCCGATCCGGGCGAGCTGAAGCCCGATACGGCCGCGCAGACGAACGCGCGGGGAGGTCGTCGATAA